The Rhizobium etli 8C-3 genome has a segment encoding these proteins:
- a CDS encoding ATP-binding cassette domain-containing protein, translating to MIGHGQHPSAVSGTGGALLPRQSGVAAIRPRISLRDIRKTFGSHQALRGVDLDLFPGECLGLVGDNAAGKSTLTKIISGTYIPDAGTISIDGEEVRFSGPAEARSRNIEMVFQDLSLCDHIDVVGNLFLGREITKGPFLDRATMLAEARKMLDALEIRIPRLTAKVEKLSGGQRQAIAIARAASFSPKVLIMDEPTSALAVAEVEAVLSLINRVKAKGVCVVLITHRLQDLFRVCDRIAVMYEGTKVAEREIGKTDLEDLVKLIVGGERP from the coding sequence ATGATCGGGCACGGACAGCACCCAAGCGCTGTCTCCGGAACCGGGGGAGCCCTGCTTCCCCGGCAATCCGGGGTGGCGGCAATAAGGCCGCGCATATCGCTCCGCGATATCCGCAAGACCTTCGGCTCGCACCAGGCATTGCGAGGCGTCGACCTCGACCTTTTCCCCGGGGAATGCCTCGGCCTTGTAGGCGACAACGCGGCAGGCAAGTCAACGCTTACTAAAATTATCTCCGGCACCTATATTCCCGACGCTGGGACGATCTCGATCGATGGAGAAGAGGTGCGGTTTTCCGGTCCGGCCGAGGCGCGCTCGCGCAATATAGAGATGGTCTTCCAGGACCTGAGCCTCTGCGATCATATCGATGTGGTCGGCAATCTCTTTCTTGGCCGCGAAATCACCAAGGGACCTTTCCTCGATCGTGCGACCATGCTTGCCGAGGCGCGTAAGATGCTCGATGCGCTGGAAATTCGCATCCCGCGGCTGACTGCAAAGGTCGAAAAGCTTTCCGGTGGCCAGCGCCAGGCCATCGCAATTGCTCGGGCCGCCTCCTTCAGTCCCAAGGTTCTGATCATGGACGAGCCGACATCGGCACTTGCCGTTGCCGAGGTGGAAGCCGTGCTCTCGCTGATCAACCGCGTCAAGGCGAAGGGCGTTTGCGTCGTCCTTATCACCCATCGCCTGCAGGACCTCTTCCGGGTCTGCGACAGGATTGCCGTCATGTACGAAGGCACCAAAGTCGCCGAGCGCGAGATCGGCAAGACCGATCTGGAGGATCTCGTGAAGCTCATCGTCGGAGGAGAGCGGCCGTGA
- a CDS encoding ABC transporter permease, with protein sequence MTVYTERAKGSPLADFFAEHAQVLSIAFFFLACVAFFAVTTDTFMTLGNLLNVVRQAAPILVVAVAMTLVIVTGGIDLSVGSQVALVNAVAAIILAMGYPWPIVVVGMLAFGALLGMAQGWFIAYQGIPAFIVTLAGLSILRGLALYLTQGYSIPIRDVPGFFWLGRGQFIGLPVPALIAIFVAAIGYVVISSTKYGRQVVAVGSNMEAARRVGMPAQWIIASVYLVSGVASALAGLLIAARLGSGSSNAAVGFELQVVAAVVLGGTSLMGGRGTILGTVLGTLTIAVIGNGLILMHVSPFFTQIVTGAIILLAIWLNTRIFTTSFRFGGKKKG encoded by the coding sequence GTGACCGTCTATACCGAACGTGCCAAGGGCTCGCCGCTTGCCGACTTCTTTGCCGAGCATGCGCAGGTCCTGTCGATCGCCTTTTTCTTCCTCGCCTGCGTGGCCTTCTTTGCAGTCACGACCGATACATTCATGACCCTTGGAAATCTTCTGAATGTCGTGCGCCAGGCAGCACCGATTCTTGTTGTGGCCGTCGCGATGACCCTGGTTATCGTCACCGGCGGTATCGATCTGTCGGTCGGGTCGCAGGTGGCGCTCGTCAACGCCGTGGCGGCGATCATTCTTGCCATGGGGTACCCCTGGCCGATCGTTGTCGTGGGGATGCTGGCCTTCGGAGCGCTGCTGGGCATGGCGCAGGGCTGGTTCATTGCCTATCAGGGTATACCGGCCTTCATCGTCACGCTGGCGGGACTTTCGATCCTGCGCGGCCTGGCGCTTTATCTGACGCAAGGCTATTCGATCCCGATCAGGGACGTGCCGGGCTTCTTCTGGCTGGGACGCGGCCAGTTTATCGGCTTGCCGGTCCCTGCGTTGATCGCCATTTTCGTCGCCGCCATCGGCTATGTCGTGATCTCCTCGACCAAATATGGACGGCAGGTCGTGGCCGTCGGCTCCAACATGGAAGCGGCACGCCGCGTCGGCATGCCGGCGCAATGGATCATTGCCTCGGTCTATCTCGTTTCCGGCGTGGCCTCGGCGCTGGCCGGGCTGTTGATCGCGGCGCGTCTTGGCTCCGGCTCGTCAAACGCAGCCGTCGGTTTCGAACTGCAGGTCGTCGCGGCCGTGGTTCTCGGCGGCACGTCGCTGATGGGTGGCCGCGGCACGATCCTCGGCACGGTGCTCGGAACGCTGACCATCGCGGTAATCGGCAATGGGCTCATCCTCATGCACGTCTCACCGTTCTTCACCCAGATCGTGACTGGTGCCATCATCCTCCTGGCGATCTGGCTCAATACCCGCATCTTCACCACCAGTTTTCGTTTCGGCGGCAAGAAGAAGGGCTGA
- a CDS encoding phosphotriesterase family protein produces MAGELSEGHVRSGKVMTVAGPVRADALGVTLMHEHVLNDCSCWWHPPKTPERQYLAEGFVCMEILGELRQDPFVNKHNIALDDEPLAIAELEDFVKEGGRTVVEPTCQGIGRRPLALRRIAKATGLNIVMGAGYYLASSHPAKVAGMSAAEIADEIVCEALEGAQGTDVKIGLIGEIGVSSDFTAQEEKSLRGATQAHRRTGLPLMVHLPGWCRLGHKVLDIVAEEGGDLRHTVLCHMNPSHDDLGYQGEIASRGAFIEYDMIGMDFFYADQQVQCPSDEEAARAIVKLVEMGHAGRILLSHDVFLKMMLTKYGGNGYAYVLRHFLPRLKRHGLNDRVIGQMMRDNPRSVFQACA; encoded by the coding sequence ATGGCAGGCGAGCTTTCCGAAGGCCATGTCCGATCCGGCAAGGTCATGACCGTTGCCGGCCCGGTCCGGGCTGACGCACTGGGCGTTACGCTGATGCACGAGCACGTCCTCAACGACTGCAGTTGCTGGTGGCATCCGCCAAAGACGCCGGAGCGGCAATATCTTGCCGAAGGGTTCGTTTGCATGGAGATTCTCGGTGAGCTGCGCCAGGACCCGTTCGTCAACAAGCACAACATAGCGCTGGACGACGAGCCGCTGGCGATCGCCGAACTTGAGGATTTCGTGAAGGAAGGCGGCAGGACGGTCGTCGAGCCGACGTGTCAGGGCATCGGCCGCCGCCCCCTGGCTCTGCGGCGCATCGCCAAGGCAACGGGACTCAATATCGTGATGGGTGCGGGCTATTACCTTGCCTCGTCGCATCCGGCCAAGGTTGCTGGCATGAGTGCTGCAGAGATTGCCGACGAGATCGTCTGCGAGGCTCTTGAGGGTGCTCAAGGCACGGATGTGAAGATCGGTCTGATCGGCGAGATTGGCGTCTCTTCCGACTTCACCGCGCAGGAGGAAAAGTCGCTACGCGGTGCAACCCAAGCCCACCGCCGCACAGGGTTGCCGCTGATGGTCCATCTGCCCGGCTGGTGCCGGCTCGGCCACAAGGTGCTCGACATCGTGGCCGAGGAGGGAGGCGATCTGCGCCACACCGTGCTCTGCCACATGAATCCCTCGCATGACGATCTCGGCTATCAGGGCGAGATCGCTTCGCGCGGTGCGTTTATCGAATACGACATGATCGGCATGGATTTCTTCTATGCCGATCAGCAGGTGCAATGCCCGAGCGACGAGGAGGCTGCACGCGCCATCGTCAAGCTCGTCGAGATGGGACACGCCGGGCGTATCCTGCTGTCGCATGACGTATTCCTGAAGATGATGCTGACGAAGTACGGCGGCAACGGCTATGCCTACGTGCTCAGGCATTTCCTCCCGCGCCTCAAACGCCACGGCCTCAATGACCGGGTCATCGGCCAAATGATGCGCGACAATCCGCGGTCGGTCTTCCAGGCTTGTGCCTGA
- a CDS encoding glutamine amidotransferase encodes MTKKVLLVGESWISSATHYKGFDQFGSVTFHLGAEPLVKVLQGSEFDLTYMPAHEAVEKFPFGMAGLDAYDAVILSDIGANSLLLPPAVWLHSQTVPNRLKLIKAWVEKGGGLLMVGGYFSFQGIDGKARWRRTPVEDVLPVTCLANDDRVEMPEGSTAIVLRPEHPVMAGLDGEWPLLLGVNEVEARDRADIEVLARLPEDQGSHPLLVLGSHGKGRTAAWTSDIGPHWLSPAFCEWEGYGRLWTNLLGWLTEAR; translated from the coding sequence ATGACAAAGAAAGTACTCCTCGTCGGTGAAAGCTGGATCAGTTCGGCCACCCACTACAAGGGCTTCGACCAGTTCGGCAGCGTAACTTTCCATCTAGGCGCCGAACCGCTGGTCAAGGTGCTTCAGGGCAGCGAATTCGATCTGACCTACATGCCCGCGCACGAGGCGGTGGAAAAATTTCCCTTCGGCATGGCCGGGCTTGACGCCTATGACGCGGTCATCCTGTCAGACATCGGCGCGAACTCGCTGCTCCTGCCGCCAGCGGTCTGGCTGCACTCGCAGACGGTGCCGAACCGGCTGAAACTCATCAAGGCCTGGGTCGAGAAGGGGGGCGGGCTGTTGATGGTCGGCGGCTACTTCTCCTTTCAGGGGATCGACGGCAAGGCGCGCTGGCGCCGTACGCCAGTCGAAGATGTCTTGCCCGTCACCTGCCTTGCCAATGACGACCGCGTTGAAATGCCGGAAGGATCGACCGCCATTGTCCTGAGGCCGGAACATCCGGTCATGGCCGGGCTTGACGGCGAATGGCCGCTGCTTCTCGGCGTCAATGAAGTGGAAGCGCGCGACCGTGCCGATATCGAAGTGCTTGCCCGCCTGCCGGAAGATCAGGGGAGCCATCCGTTGCTGGTTCTGGGGTCGCACGGCAAGGGCCGAACGGCCGCCTGGACCTCTGATATCGGTCCCCATTGGCTGTCGCCGGCTTTTTGCGAGTGGGAAGGGTATGGACGCTTGTGGACCAATCTCCTTGGCTGGTTGACCGAGGCGCGCTGA
- a CDS encoding ribokinase, with protein sequence MRAYVIGNVTVDETISVSAMPEAGASILGRQQTRDLGGKGANQAVVMGRAGLASILVAAVGDDFRAEIIRSQLAEEPVDARLVRLAGKASDFSIIFTTPDGENAIVTTSDSAGSLTISDAIRPLAETAAGDLVVLQGNLSDDVTRGILEEARRRQLVTAFNPSPLRRFFADLWPLIDIAFVNKGEAESLTGTGGQAAASALISAGVKYAVLTLGAEGAMLASRAGTLEIPAAPAIAIDTTGAGDTFMGTALASCALRGVPLDARAIGHATAAAALTVSRRGTRSAFPTNGELRAILAA encoded by the coding sequence ATGCGTGCTTATGTCATCGGCAACGTCACAGTGGACGAAACTATTTCCGTATCGGCCATGCCTGAGGCAGGCGCTTCGATCCTCGGCCGCCAGCAAACCCGTGATCTTGGCGGCAAAGGCGCAAACCAGGCCGTGGTGATGGGCCGTGCCGGTCTTGCCTCCATCCTTGTTGCAGCCGTCGGCGATGATTTTCGCGCTGAGATCATTCGCAGCCAGTTGGCCGAAGAGCCGGTCGATGCGCGACTGGTCCGGCTCGCCGGAAAGGCGAGCGATTTCTCCATCATCTTCACCACCCCCGATGGCGAGAATGCCATCGTCACGACCTCCGATTCTGCCGGTTCGCTGACCATTTCGGATGCCATTCGGCCGCTTGCCGAAACTGCCGCTGGCGATCTCGTTGTCCTGCAGGGCAACCTTTCCGACGACGTTACCCGCGGCATTCTTGAAGAAGCCAGGCGCCGACAGCTGGTCACCGCATTCAACCCCTCACCCCTTCGTCGCTTTTTCGCCGATCTCTGGCCGCTCATCGACATTGCCTTTGTGAATAAAGGTGAAGCCGAGAGCTTAACTGGAACCGGCGGCCAAGCTGCCGCCTCGGCCCTGATCTCTGCGGGGGTCAAATATGCTGTCCTGACACTCGGGGCCGAAGGCGCAATGCTCGCAAGCCGGGCAGGCACCCTTGAGATCCCGGCAGCCCCCGCCATCGCTATCGATACCACGGGCGCCGGCGACACCTTCATGGGCACGGCACTTGCCTCTTGTGCGCTGCGGGGCGTGCCGCTTGACGCCCGCGCCATAGGCCACGCGACCGCAGCTGCTGCCTTAACTGTCAGCCGGCGGGGCACCCGATCTGCGTTTCCCACCAATGGCGAACTTCGTGCCATTCTCGCCGCCTGA
- a CDS encoding BtpA/SgcQ family protein, translating into MQEISDKTSSAIREIFGTDKALIGMIHCPAFPGAPRYHGKEMNAIYEACLRDAEALIEGGMHGLIIENHGDIPFSKPEDIGPETAAFMSVVTDRIARAVGVPIGINVLANAPIPSFAIAMAGGAKFIRVNQWANAYVANEGFMEGRAAQAMRYRSMLRAEHIKVFADSHVKHGAHAITADRTIEELTRDLAFFDADAVIATGQRTGDTASIDEIEAIGAATHLPLLVGSGVSKDNIVEILKRTNGVIVASSLKHGGLWWNPVDVERVKAFVAAAGPALKG; encoded by the coding sequence ATGCAGGAAATATCCGACAAGACCTCAAGCGCCATACGGGAAATATTCGGGACTGACAAGGCGCTGATCGGCATGATCCATTGCCCCGCCTTTCCCGGCGCCCCGCGTTACCACGGCAAAGAGATGAACGCCATCTATGAAGCCTGCCTTCGCGACGCCGAGGCACTGATAGAGGGTGGTATGCACGGCCTGATTATCGAAAATCATGGCGACATCCCGTTCTCGAAACCGGAGGATATCGGCCCGGAGACCGCGGCTTTCATGTCGGTTGTCACCGATCGCATCGCACGCGCAGTTGGCGTCCCGATCGGGATCAACGTCCTTGCGAATGCGCCGATCCCATCATTCGCCATCGCCATGGCCGGCGGCGCGAAGTTCATCCGGGTCAACCAGTGGGCCAACGCCTATGTAGCGAATGAGGGCTTCATGGAGGGCCGTGCGGCGCAGGCGATGCGCTACCGGTCGATGTTGAGAGCCGAGCACATCAAGGTTTTCGCCGACAGCCACGTCAAGCATGGCGCACACGCCATCACCGCCGACCGCACGATCGAGGAACTGACCCGCGACCTTGCTTTCTTCGACGCCGATGCCGTGATCGCCACGGGACAGCGCACCGGTGACACGGCGAGCATCGATGAAATTGAAGCAATCGGCGCAGCGACCCACCTGCCCTTGCTGGTCGGTTCCGGCGTCAGCAAGGACAATATCGTCGAAATCCTGAAGCGCACCAACGGCGTCATCGTCGCCTCCTCGCTGAAGCACGGCGGACTGTGGTGGAACCCGGTCGACGTCGAGCGCGTGAAGGCCTTCGTTGCAGCCGCCGGACCGGCTTTGAAGGGATGA
- a CDS encoding TenA family protein: protein MRQSLSDQIIRENRSVFEAMVGHRFVEDIKAGRLSKEVFDRYLVYEGAFVETAISIFALATARAETIAQKRWLIDVLHVLANQQLAYFEKTFAARGIDPAAFDVDRPEVANFCNGMLEIARSGSFHDTIAAMFAAEWMYWTWSSEAAEFRIDDPLLKEWVDLHAHEGFAAQARWLKAELDLAADRLDRAERSRLSSVFGRVQQLEIDFHDAAYR from the coding sequence ATGCGGCAGAGCTTGTCGGACCAGATCATCCGGGAAAACCGGTCCGTCTTCGAGGCGATGGTCGGTCATCGATTTGTCGAGGACATCAAGGCCGGTCGCCTGTCGAAGGAAGTGTTCGACAGGTACCTCGTTTATGAGGGTGCCTTTGTCGAAACAGCCATCTCCATCTTCGCCCTGGCTACGGCCAGGGCAGAGACCATTGCGCAGAAGCGATGGCTGATCGATGTGCTTCACGTGCTCGCCAATCAGCAGCTTGCCTATTTCGAGAAGACCTTCGCCGCACGCGGGATCGATCCCGCGGCCTTCGATGTGGATCGGCCGGAGGTGGCGAACTTCTGCAACGGCATGCTGGAGATTGCAAGATCTGGAAGCTTCCACGACACGATCGCCGCCATGTTTGCTGCTGAATGGATGTATTGGACCTGGTCAAGTGAGGCGGCCGAATTCCGGATCGACGATCCATTGCTCAAGGAATGGGTGGACCTCCACGCGCATGAGGGTTTTGCCGCCCAGGCGCGCTGGCTTAAGGCGGAACTCGACCTTGCGGCCGATCGCCTCGATCGCGCCGAGCGCTCGCGGCTCAGCAGCGTCTTCGGCCGGGTCCAGCAGCTGGAGATCGATTTTCACGACGCTGCCTATCGATGA
- a CDS encoding YbhB/YbcL family Raf kinase inhibitor-like protein produces MALTLMSPAFTQDNPIPKKYARSGENLLPPLKWGGAPQGTRSFALIVEDPDAPHGTFRHCGIANIPSDWDALAESADTAPQNAPRFYANDFGNVRYDGPQPPRGDQAHHYVFRLAALDVPSLSVPGEAGIATMWKEARKHMLAEATITGTYQTS; encoded by the coding sequence ATGGCACTGACCCTGATGAGCCCGGCATTTACACAGGACAATCCCATTCCCAAGAAATATGCGCGCTCCGGCGAAAATCTGCTTCCGCCTCTCAAATGGGGCGGGGCTCCGCAAGGGACGAGAAGCTTTGCCTTGATCGTCGAAGACCCGGACGCGCCACATGGCACCTTCCGCCATTGCGGCATTGCCAATATCCCTTCCGATTGGGACGCTCTGGCCGAAAGCGCTGATACCGCACCGCAAAACGCGCCACGCTTTTATGCCAATGATTTCGGAAACGTCCGCTATGATGGTCCGCAGCCGCCACGGGGCGACCAGGCGCATCACTACGTTTTTCGCCTTGCCGCGCTCGACGTCCCGAGTCTTTCGGTTCCCGGCGAGGCCGGTATCGCTACTATGTGGAAGGAAGCAAGGAAACATATGCTCGCCGAGGCAACCATTACCGGCACATATCAGACCTCGTAG
- a CDS encoding DUF2267 domain-containing protein, whose protein sequence is MSTTGLDVFDKTLQTTNIWLNEIMADHGPDRHVAWHILGAVLKALRDRLSPDLAAHLGAELPLIVRGIYYDQYRPSQMPDKTRSRDEFLARVAEGLKSIRPVDPADAAKSVFHVLARHIDLGQSAKVRDALPKEIQALWPDSVGVR, encoded by the coding sequence ATGAGCACAACCGGTCTCGATGTCTTCGACAAGACGCTGCAAACCACCAATATCTGGCTGAACGAAATCATGGCCGACCATGGTCCCGACCGCCACGTCGCATGGCATATTCTGGGCGCCGTCCTTAAGGCCCTGCGCGACAGGCTTTCGCCGGACCTTGCGGCCCATCTCGGCGCGGAACTGCCGCTCATCGTTCGCGGCATTTACTACGATCAATATCGACCGTCCCAAATGCCGGACAAGACACGTTCGCGCGATGAGTTCCTCGCGCGTGTCGCCGAAGGTCTGAAATCCATTCGTCCGGTCGATCCCGCCGATGCGGCGAAATCGGTTTTCCACGTTCTTGCCCGTCATATCGATCTCGGCCAATCGGCGAAAGTGCGCGACGCACTGCCCAAGGAAATCCAAGCTTTGTGGCCCGACAGCGTCGGCGTAAGATAG
- a CDS encoding CBS domain-containing protein, producing the protein MKVSEVMTRDVRLVRPDDTIQEAARMMAELDAGVVPVQDNDRLVGMLTDRDIAVRAIARGQGPEAKVGDIMTSEVRYCFDDQDTDEVCKNLADQQIRRIPVVNRDKRLVGILSLGDLATVAEKGAAGAALAGISRHGGQHSQSSGLH; encoded by the coding sequence ATGAAAGTGAGCGAAGTGATGACGCGCGACGTCCGGCTCGTCAGGCCGGATGACACGATACAGGAAGCGGCAAGGATGATGGCCGAACTCGACGCCGGGGTGGTGCCGGTTCAGGATAATGACCGGCTGGTCGGCATGCTGACGGATCGCGACATCGCGGTGCGCGCCATTGCCAGAGGCCAGGGGCCTGAGGCGAAGGTCGGCGATATCATGACGTCCGAAGTCAGATACTGCTTCGATGATCAGGACACTGACGAAGTCTGCAAGAATCTTGCCGATCAACAGATCAGGCGCATCCCGGTGGTTAATCGCGACAAGCGGCTGGTTGGAATATTGTCGCTTGGTGATCTGGCAACAGTCGCCGAAAAGGGAGCGGCCGGCGCAGCGCTTGCGGGCATATCGCGGCACGGAGGCCAACATTCGCAGTCGAGCGGCCTTCACTGA